GTTCTAATTCATCGATTTATGTATGTAATGGTAGTTAGTTATTTTTACTACACcctaaaaatacttgaaaagaaATGGTTAGCCGTCGTAATTTCACTACCCCTGTAAATAAATTTCcctactgttaaaaaaaatcatttgacaaTGGGAATAAATTCCTTTTGCCTGTCTGCATCGTGCACtactttaataaagaaatttaaaatattttatttttattttaatagtaatttttataattcattgaatttcattcaaatttattaattaatttcttactcTTTCTAATCAGCTTTACTTGAAGAATCTGAATGTGTTCTAAAGTATAAGGAGGGAATGAAGTGTTGTGGTCGAGAATCACACGTTGCTAATTTACCTGTTCTTGAAGTTTTTGAAGAACCAAGAAAAAGCTTGACTGAAAAGCAAATATCAACTTGCTGGTAAGACTCATCGCAAATTAATAAGACCTTATAACTAAGTTTTTCAGTgcttaaaattagtaatctaATGCTGGtttttatttgatgaattaCTCTTAATATTCTGTAAATTTGGGGTAAGCATTCAATTTTATGACCAGTGCTCTCCCTATTTACCATGAcgattcatttatttaagaaaaattcagagTTTTTCAATACCAAAAATAGTTGCAAACAGTTTACTCCAAAGTAGTGTAGGGAAACTACATTCAACATATGTCTTGGATATAGCGTTTCAATACACTAATGTTCTTGTTACACTACATGGAATAAGGTAGACTCcaccatttttgttattcaataacACTAAAATGTATAACTGCAGTACGATAGAACCGTGGTGGCTTAGAAGACAGAGCGCTTACtacccaatgaggtgaaccggattcgaatctcAGCGAGGGATGGTCGATTCAAACCCTACATTCTAACCctacaaacaattttataaaaatatttttattgcttccaACATGTTCCCTCTCAACAAgtgattaaaatgtttaaggtTAGTTATagctttttattgtttgaataaattCCCAAATAACAAAGATTAACActtctaaaagataaaaaatttataaacaaaattataaaattaaaggaattttaagaaatactgcaCATGGTTCATcacattttccattttttggaATGACTCAGCGTGGGCAGTATTGGGCAGTATTCAACTAATATTgaattctaaactttaaatagtATCAAATATGTATCAAATCCCAAACATTTTCGCATCCTTCGAGTTATTTTCACcgtaactttttcttttctttttttctttcgctttctttttaaattagacCTATTGTCTAACGCagctaatttaaaacaaactcgagacaacaaatttaagtttatttctaagaatttgatacaattacttttaatatatcaAGCTCTTACTGTCTATCCTTATTTGATGCCAATTCTATTTCTTGAACtaatccaaataaaaaattttcattttcttttcattttctatcCTTCAATATTTACTCCTAATTAGTTTACTAAATTGTAAGTGtcactattttaatttacttattttaattctcttttcaGTCCTTTATCTCGTTACTTGGAATGTGTGTCAGACACAGTTATGGAATGCGGCAGCGGCGCTGTGAATCTCACTAATGAATATATCAGGCGTGCAGCTGGAGAGCAAGTTCAAGGATTATGCCAAGGATTGCCCAACTACCCGAATCCAGACAACATAACGTGTCCTGAGTCAGTTCCTGTTTGTTCGGGATGCTACACGCTACGTCTAGAAAACTATTCGTACATTTTTATGTTTGCTATAATAGGCTTATtgcagtataaatatttttaaagtctttgTTTATACGGGTGCAAAAAGATTCtcaagtgaaaatattttgagtgaGTTAATTGTTCATAGCAACATACACTAACAAAACTGCATAGGTTGGAGCTAGAACAAGG
This DNA window, taken from Parasteatoda tepidariorum isolate YZ-2023 unplaced genomic scaffold, CAS_Ptep_4.0 HiC_scaffold_3497, whole genome shotgun sequence, encodes the following:
- the LOC122273291 gene encoding uncharacterized protein (The sequence of the model RefSeq protein was modified relative to this genomic sequence to represent the inferred CDS: added 379 bases not found in genome assembly), whose translation is MALLRLNKQFGYFIVLCQVGLVYMGAPLPRFNAQRCDALKLDDCFRDLQVFLRLLSLPFTSDVEELDKLCEQSVAGYNCSQVLFENRDCLSAQNKEVLPVFISMAQYTHFMFCGDGQSADKGFMRTALLEESECVLKYKEGMKCCGRESHVANLPVLEVFEEPRKSLTEKQISTCCPLSRYLECVSDTVMECGSGAVNLTNEYIRRAAGEQVQGLCQGLPNYPNPDNITCPESVPVCSGCYTLRLENYSYIFMFAIIGLLQYKYF